From Symphalangus syndactylus isolate Jambi chromosome 21, NHGRI_mSymSyn1-v2.1_pri, whole genome shotgun sequence:
ATGCCCATTACATCCTCCCATTCCCATGCTCACTTTAGAAGACTGTTTCTGCCTACAAACACCAAAAGAGCAGCCCTCCATTACAGGTGAATCCTTGCCCTTCACCTGGTGACACTGACACCTACTGACACAGAGGTGTGTGCTTTTGTTTCCATGCTTAGTTATCTTTAAAGCTCTTGAATTCTGTGAGAAACCCCCAAGAGCGGTACAATTAATTTCCCCCTTTTTAAGGCTTATCTGAGTAGCTTTGTGGCCcttgaaattaaatgaaatctgATAGGCAAGTGAAGGAACGACGTGTGCATACTTAGAAAAGGATGACATAATCGCGAGAAGCCAGCACAGTGTCACCAAGACTAGcctaaatttatatttcttttgtaagAAGGTTAATAAACAATAGCTCAGTTGCATGGTGGCTGTTGGGGATGTTATAGATTTCTCGTTTCCACCTGTCTGGTATCTAtttgccttcttctttttttttttatttttatttttatttttttttatttttttttgagacggagtctcgctctgtcgcccaggctggagtgcagtggcgcgatctcggctcactgcaagctccacctcccgggttcacgccattctcctgcctcagcctctccgagtagctgggactacaggcgcccgccaccacgcccggctaattttttttgtatttttagtagagacggggtttcaccgtggtctcgatctcctgacctcctgatccgcccgcctcggcctcccaaagtgctgggattacaagcgtgagccaccgcgcccggccttgcctTCTTCTTTTACTAGTTCTCTACTTTTACACTGGTAACCAAAAAGCCTTCTTCGCAtgcaatgtttttttttcctattgttttgttaaagtttatttttaaaaatatttgatacatATTACAAAAACAATCGAACATTTATATACCTTATAAAATGAACATCTGTGAATCCACCAATAACCATAATGTTTCCAATACATTGTATCCCtctaaatatttctgtcctaactCGACTTCTTGCCTCTTCCCTCACTGCACCTCCTCCCCACACAAGGTAAGCAAGCAAAGTGTCCTCTACTACCCTAGCCAAAGGGTAAGCACCAAACACGGCGAAGCCACTCTCCCACTCTCTTTAGTGGAATGATAAATGTATGGAAAAGAGTTTGAGCAAATTCATCATAATGAAGATATTCTAACCTAAAATGATGTCAATACCTGGAGGTGACACTGTTTTTGGGCTTTCTGAGATCTCATTCTCTagcttcttctttatttctaggaGCTATCCCATATccttctataatttcttttttttattttaattaaccaGCATTGTTAAATACTCCACTTATCAAAGAACTCTCTGATAACATTAGTAAATGCAAATTTCATAAGCCCTTTTTGATAAAGCTACATTaagtattttaataaatgaacTGCAAAAAATATGGATAGGATGAGAATGAAATTACACAATAATGGTCACCTCTGGGGAGAAGTGGAAGAGGACCGGACCAGGGAAGGTGGTTTCAACTGAATGTGCAATGTTTTACCTCTTATAAATAAATCTGAGAAAGTATAATAACATGTTAAGTAGTAATAAAGCTCCTAGGTGGCCGCTACATTATATTAttctctataaatttttttaggtttaaataataaaaatttaggtGAAAATAGGTGACTCTATCATGGCTCAACAACTGTGGCCATGGGCGTGCTGGTTAATAAATCAATGTTAACCAATATATTGAGAGGTGGGTGCTTTTCGGTTCTGCCTTGGACAATGCTTTTAAAAACGACTTGGAAAAACGTAAAGAAGCCATGAAATTTGTGAATGAACCAAGATGCTGAGATCAATAgcaaatgtgttaaataaaatgatcgcatatgaaaagatgttggcAAAGTGGAATTATGGGCTGAATCTcaccagctttaaaaaaaaaaaagagagagaaaggaaaactcTATTTTGTGTATTCCTTACATGACAACCActgttttaagtattttacatatattacttAATTCTTATAATAACCTTATAAGGTACATTATTATTACCTCCTTTTTACATGAGGAACTGAAGCAAAGGGAAGTTACATAATTTGTCCAAGTTTACAAAGTTAGTAAGTGTTGGATCCAAATACTGACCCATCTTGGTATAACTCCAAAAACTCAGCTCTTAATCACTGTACAATACCAAGGTTAAAAATGCTTATGCCTCAATATGTCCCAAATAAATGATACAATACAGAATGGAGAAGACACGGCTTAACAGCCCAcgttttaaaaacttcttttgtTTTCGAGAATAAGCACAATATGGGCCAGCAGAGTGATTTGTAACAAAGTGACTGCCAAAAAAACATGCTCTATCTCAAGCTGCATTAATAGAAATATTGTATCAAGGAGCCATGGTCATGCTGTTCTGCACACTGCCTCAGCTCCCACCTGCTCTGTATATCATACATCAAGGAGCACATCCACAAAGACAATAGGCAGGGTTTGAGAGACCAAGAATCAATAATGGTCCCTAGGAAGAAAGTTTTAAGGACCTGGGACTATTAGCTTGGAAAACTTGCAACTCAAGTCAGGGAGCAGTCATGATAGCTGTCTTCATGTATACATATCAAGTGCCACATGGAAGAgggattagatttttttttgtggtcTCAAGTgggtagaaaaagaaacaatgtgaAACTTAAAAGGAGAGAAATGATGTTAAAATACCAGAAAGAACTTTGTAGTGGTCAAAACTGTCAGAAGATGAAATAGACTGTCTTGGCAAGAAGGGAGTTCCCAGGATCTGGATGTGTCATAGCAGAAGTTCCTTGCTGGGGATGTTGTTGAAACTTCTAATGGGACGATGGCTAGAAAGACCTCTCTGCTAACGCTAAAGCATACTGATTTGACGATCAACTCCATTAGTGTAAAATCACTGTCCACATAGGGAGACCTATTTTTATAGTATGATCCTTAAGTGTCTCCCTGGtcactcccctctcccttcctccaaaaaaagcagacagctTCCAGAATGAGGAGTCTAGGACCTTTGTATTAACCCAACTCTGTTACTAGCTTTATAATATTAAAGGAATAATTTAACCTTTCCTTGCtttaattgttttcatttataaagaaGGTCCCTCTATCTGTCTCACCTACCTCATCTGGATTTTAGTGAGTATGCTAGCCTGTCTCATGTAAAAGTGCTTTAGAAAATTACAACAATATGCAAGTATAATTTATAATGCCTACAATTTAAGTTCTGTTTACCATATATCTGGGATCCCCCAACCTTTTCTGACACTTTCTTATCCTTGGAGTCTCTCTGAGCTTCCTTAgaatttatggtatttttgtttgtttttgcttgtctTCTTCATTAATTTTACAAATCTTTGTTGTTACTGTTACATGTCAGTCAATGTATTAGTTACTGTTCTAGCCACTGTTGGAAAACAAAACCTTGAAGGAGACAATATTTTCCTCAAGGTGTTTGCCATCAAATAAAGATCTCTACCAATACATACACAACATAATGCGAGGCAAGATATTTGAATGCCTTAAGAATAATACAGATAAAATGTCATAAAAGATCACAGGAGAGTGGGAATTCAAAGATGTCTGGCCCCAAGAATCACCCTAGGAAAGCAGGgtattctcctctttctttcttatccCCAAGTCTTCTAGGACACAATAGAAGCTGGTTCTCTTCAAGATTATGAATTTCTGCATTGGTGCTAAGAAGTGGTCCAACTATCCAAGCTCTAATTTTTACTGACTTTGCACTGGCCTGAGGAGAAAGGTatgattttctctatttattttcctatagaaagagaaaaaacactgtttcctatagaaagagaaaaaacgcTGAAGCTCAGCAAGGTCAAGTACAAGTCATAAATTGTTATGTAAGGCAGACCCTCATCATTGTAACTATCTGGAGTTTCAGTGCACAAAACAAGGCCTGTTTCAAAGAGTGATTTATTACAAGTTTGCTTTTTTAGGTGCTTAATAATGCCCACCCAATAAGATGTTTGCTTTATCCTGGGATCAGGCTGACATCTCTTTTATGTGCAGAGATGGTGGAGTTGGTAGAGTGTAGGCTAAAAGGAAATTGCAAACACTGGGCAAGTAAGTTGTAACAGGTTCCATAAACTCCATTTGATATAAGAGTTAAGTCCTAGAACACTTTCTGTAAAGCATCTGTCATTGGTTTGTCTGTGTGGAAAGATAAACACGAATAATACTGATTGAATCTTCAGTACATTCCAGGCTGATGCATTTTATATGTATTGTTTCAATTATGATTATTCCCATTTAATaaacaaggaaactgagtcaGAGTGATTAAGGAATTTTCCCAAAGTTACCCAGCTAGaaagtggcacaatcagggctgggcacagtggctcatgcctgtaatcccagcactttgggaggccgaggcgggaggatcacgaggtcaagagatggagaccatcctggccaacatggtgaaatcccgtctctactaaaaatacaaaaattagccgggcatggtggcatgcgcctgtaatcccagctactcagaggctgaggcaggagaatcgcttgaaccggggaggcagaggtggcagtgagcagagattgtgccactgcacaccagcctggagacagagcaagactctgtctcaaaaaagaaagtggcAAAATCAGGATTTGTATTAGGATTGTATAAAGAAGTCAtatatgaataaagaaataaattatgtgtAGGCATATATTTAAacaatatatacatttgtttATACACATTTAAACACACACTTAAATTTACTTtcccaaaattattttatgtcaCAAAAAAACGgcccatataaaataaaatttagaaaacggACAAAGCCATGAGAAGGAGAAGTACGATAATCATGTGAGTTTAGTCTGTGATTGGTCAACAGACGTGAAAACAAGAAGGGAAAAGGGTCGTCCCTTTTTAATGCCATTTTGCCCAAGTAACCAACCATCGTTTTTATTTTCATAACCCTACATTATAAAAAGTAAGTAAACTCCATGAAAGCTATGATTTTTTCTGATCATATTTTAAGTTTCGAGCATAACTAGCATTTAAAATTTCTTGGTATTTATTCTCAAATGaggtaataaacattttaaaagtatttccaaaatgGTAAAATACTACATTAAAGTTAGCTCTAAGCCTCCTTTCCTTACTTAGCAGTGAGGCCCGACGGATCACACAGGAGAATGGAATTCTATTCTATCCCTTCTCCTAGGAGCAGGCAATTTTCCTTTTCCGGCATCTGACATGCACAAGAGCACATGGAACCCTCTCAATAAATATTCTGCCAAAGAATATTGAAAAATGGCTTATGCTGGAACATGACGCCCAATGGAAATAcactacaaatatataatatgagTTTTAAAAAGTGTCATTCTCTCAATCTGAAGGCCCTGTGGACCGACCAATTTTCTAGTAGTAGTAATGACTTATAGGAAGTCACTGCAATACACTTTATGCTCTTCTGCATCAGTCTTGGTCAGTTAGCACCTTGCACTCTCAGAGGTGTCCAAACCGGAATGCAAAGTCCTGGGGCATGTGCTAAGACTCTATCATAGGAATTCACGCTTCTATGGACTATAGAAGAAATtaaactcttatttattttttatctcatgcttttaaattttgtttttgtaaatatatgatttataataataaataatatatctatgcaatggtgcatttttttttcttttttggtagagatggtgtctctctAGCttgatcaggttggtctcaaaccgttggtcttgaactcctggcctcaagcaatcctcctgccttggccttccaaagcgctgggattacaggtgtgagccacgatgcctggcccaGTGGTGAATTTTTAATGTGTACGTGAATATATATATTGAGACTACATGCTCAAACATTTTACTGATAGCAATGTGTGATCTAAAAGTTTGAAGACCGAAGCTCTAAATAATTCTGCTAAGCTAAGTGTAATTCAACAAAAATATCTTGTgaccataaaaatatgaaaaatgttttcctatGGTTGGAGGTTGGGGATAAGAGTGGGGAGTAGGCtagtcttttctatttttcacaaAATAGTTCTATTAGCAAATAATGCACAACACTTCACTCTGCAAttaaatatagctactcctgttgactttttttccttttcaaaaaggagcacaatgaaatactatgaaagtttttttgttttccctccAATTCCCTCTTGCTTCTGAAGTTCATGATTTGGAGGGAAGGGTTGTCAAATTACTCAAAACCTGTGCTGAGTATTAAAAGTCCTCGGTTCAAGTTCCTTCTTCATTGTCATTCTGTGCAATATGGAGCAGGCTATATAACTTGTCCCTGACTCATTTCTCCTATGGGTAAACTAGAGATAATGATACTTAGCACTGACCTCAGAGCAGTGTAGTGTGGATAAAGAACATTTTGTTCCTTGTGTCAACTAAATGAAACTGCCAttaatataactttttatttatttatttttttttgagacggagtctcaccctgtcccccaggcaggagtgcaatgatgtggtctcgactcactgcaacctccacctcctgggttctagtgattctcctgcctcagcctcccgcgtagctgggattacaggtgcccaccaccacgttcagctaatttttgtattttcagtagagacgggggtttcaccgtgttggtcaggctggtctcgaactcctgacctcaggtcatccgcccacctccacctcccaaagtgctgggattacaggcgtgagccaccgcgcccaccccTAATATAAACTTTGATATTATCTGTTTAAAATGCTGTgattggctgggcgccgtggctcatgcctgtaatctcaacactttgggaggccgaggcaggtggatcacctgaggtcaggagttcgagaccagcctgactaacatggtgaaaccctgtctctacaaaaatacagaaattagccgggcaggatggcaggtgcctgtagtcccagcttactcaggaggcagaggcgggagaatctcttgaacccgggaggtggaggttgcagtgagctgagatcacgcacgccattgcactccagcctgggctacagggtgagactccatctcaaaaataaaaaataaataaataaataaaatgctgtgatttttatatacttttccttttgaaaatgatttttctcaaaaaataaacatcacaTTTCTAAATACCACTTTGTTTTctgaactttttaaacttttctgattttatttctctttctccctcttacACAGGAGTGctcacacgcacacatacactcTTTTAACAACTTTATGGATGCAAAAGAAAAACCTTTAGACAGcatcaaggaaataaaaggggAATTGAAGTAAGTTCCCTTAGTCAGgttttctttaagttttaaaGCTACATACCTAGGCCATAAAATCGTAGTGTTTATGTAATCTACAAAATGTTTGTATTTAAGAATAATTCACCGACTCTTAAAACGGAAGGAACCCTAAGAAAACATCTAGGCCTAAgataatgcctgacacatagtagatgctgAATAAACATTTAATTGAGGGAATCtggaaaagctttttattttaatcttaaaaatcaaaaccaagtcTGAGCattggagaggttaagtaacttgctcaagattgctCAGCTGGTTAAAGAGTTTAATCTACAATTTATTCCTTCTAATTTCCAGCTTTGACTTCTTTCCAGCAACCTGTTGACTTATTTATATTGAAGTGTCTAATATAATCTGCCGAAGTTGCATCGTTGAAAAACAATCAGAAAGACCAGTCCTGAGGTTCATCATCTCCAAAAGTCATGCAACATATGATGTTCACATGAGATGTGAAATATGTAAAGaatcatacatttttatatataatatgcaaaatGTAATCTTGTATATATTGAATCAAAGGTCTGTTTTAAAGGCTAAGGGTCAATAGCCAATCTTCCATGACTTATTTTACCTAATAGCACAGTTTGCATGTCCACACAGGTGATGGCAGTCCACTGACCAGTTAAAAGTTGTTCGGCTATTTTAGCAAAATGTTTATCTTTGTTTGTGTGttgttatattgatttttttgaatctACCTACGAATGAGGCATTAACAACCTCAATGCATCAGAGTCCTGATAAACTTATCTTGCACTATTTTGGCCTATGTGATAGCTAACCCATTGACAAAAGAAATCCAAGGTGATAAAAGCCTTTCTTGGCCACTTGTTAGCCGGGTCAGGCTGTAAAATCGTAACACAATGCAGGCCTCTTCCATGGGGCACCAAAAGGCAGCGATGAAAAACCCCCTCACTTCCATATCCAGTGGAGTTGTAGTTTATTACCATAACCCTCCCAAGTCAAAAGGACACCAGTTTCAAGCCTTACAACTTGGTGCAGACAGGGGTTTTCCCCTTTACCCCACTCTGCTGGGCCTCTCTACCTGTCCTCTCCTACTGTCTACAGGTCCCGaacattagaaaatagaaaatgtgatgatctttgtgtgtctctgtaaaatgtgtgtatgtgtgcgtgtgtttggGTGTAACAGGCCTCTTGTTTGGCTGCGCGGCCTGTCCGTCACGGCGCGGACCAATGGCAGGCTGCCTTATATAAAATGAGTGTTTTCAGTCTCTCCGGGTTGCATGTACTGTATGTGGAGCAGTGTACAGTGAAGCGGAGGCAGAGCGGCTCCGCGAGCTCCTCTCCACTTTCCCATAGAGAAACCCTGACTGGCCGCTGAGGGCTAGCTACACACACGCCCTCACGCCCGGCGAGCCCGCGAGGTAGGCGCCCCCCATCCCCAGCCCTCCCCGGGCGCACTCCCCTCACTTTCTGTTTTCCTACTCACTTGCGAGCTGCCGGGCTGCAGCCCCAAGGACTCCGCGGCAGgagcagcagcggcggcggcggcggcggcagccgGTAGGGTGGACTTGAGGAAGACGGAGGGAACCCCGCGCGTCCGGAGCCTCCGCCAGCCGGCCCGCTCCCTGGGCACTTTCCCCCTCCGCCAAAACTTTGGGTCGGGAGAGGTCGGGGGCGAGGGTCGCGGCGGCCGCGCCGGCTGGGGccgggggggcggggggcgcggAGGCAGTGCCCTACGAGCGGGAGGCTGGGGGCCGGGCTGGGGAGTAGTAGGCCAGCCGGTGCCAGGCTGCGTTTGCAACCAGCACCTCTCGGCACACAGGCAGCGCCGCCCGAGAGGGGCACGGGCGCCGGGGCGCGGGCTGGAGCGGCCCCAGGAAAACAACAACAGCCCTCACGCCGGCGGGCGGCTCGTGGCCGCCCGGGGAGCCCCAAACTTCATCTCGGCGAAAGTACGTGGAGCCCTGCCTGGTCTCGGCTGCcggggaggtggggcctggggagcAGGGGCAGTGGAGGAAGGTACGAGGAGCCAGCCTTCGGTGGATTTATTGAACGTTTCGTGTGCGTTGGTGACCGGGAACAGCAGCCCAGTTGCTCGTTCATCTGGAGAGTTGGGATTTGGGTGTTCCGGCCCCGCAGATCAGTGccctctcacccccacccctacccaaATGCGCGGCGAGTAGAGAAAGTGCTGTTTTAGTGCCAGAGTAGCCTGGAGGAAGAatagggggagagggggaagagggcgagggagaaggggagagagaagagggagggaaggggggggagagagggagacagagagagagggagagagagagaacgagagggaagagaggagggggaagaggaggagggaggctgtGTCAGGATTTTGCTTGAATGTGGGATTATGTTGTGTCAATAAGTTTAAGGTGGAGAGAGCGAGGCTGAGGGTGGtggtggaggggaggaggaaggcctTGGCCGTTTAAAGTCTTATTTCTGAAGGTAAGTTACGGCTTTGCCTGGTCGCGATGACAGAAAACTTGCAGATCCTTTATCCGGGGATGGGGTCGATGCCTCTAGAAAGAGCTCCCCAGCCCTCTTAAGCCACACTCGTGTTACACTGTTATTTGCTGCGATCCGGGTCGCTAGTAAATTACAGAAATCAGACTCGAGGTTTCTTTTCCTCCTGCACCTCGTCTCCCTCACTCACCCTCAGAAAtttattatcatattttatttattttttggtattgtatgaaacttaacGTAACTGAGACCGAACCCGAGTCCTGTAATTTAGAAGGACCCTGAATCCCAGAATCTGGAACACGTTTATGTGTGAAATAGCCGCGATCATTTCTGCTAAATGAGGAAGGTAAAACGAAACGATGCAAAAAGCTAAGACACAACATGTACGACAGAGGtgggggggagagggagagacagagagagaagctattttttgctttcctttctgtAGGAAGGAAAATAAAGCGTGCATTCCCCTTCCTTCCCGGTGTGTAGGGTCTAGTCAATATTTTAACTGTCTGTGGACAAATTAGTCCAGGTGGATCTTGTTGAAAAGTTTCGCgaggtggggtggaggtggggggggGGCGCGAAGGGGAAGGTGGGTGGAGGTTGTGGGGGATGGGGACGGAGCGAGCTCTGCCTCTGCTAATGGTCATTGGCCTGGGGCTTTGAAACCATTGCCTGTCCTGCTAATGACACGTCCAGTTCTCTTCTCCCGGCCGCGGACGCCGGGCTGCCGTTCCCGGGGTGGCTGACTGGGACTGGGGTACTTTCCCCGCGCGGGGAGGGGCGTTCTTTGCCATCTCCTGGGGTTGCCCACTCGCGGCGTGGGGGCCCCCACGCGGCCCCCCGCCCCTGCGCGCCGCCGCCACCTCTGCTTGCGCGACTTTTGTAGGCAGCCAGCGGCCGAGGGGCGCGGGGGGTCCCCGGCGCGGACGTCCCCGTGCGGCCACCCCGCGTCCGGCCCCACGCGCTCTGCGCCGCGCGGTCCAAGCCCGGAATGGCAGCGCCGGGCCGGGCGCCGGCGGTGTCTCCCTGGGGGGCAGCGGAGGCAGAGGCAGTGGCGGCGGGATCTTCGCCGGGGCCcgcgggaggaggaggaggagagggagaaggaggaggggaagaaggaggaagaggaggagagggaggcgtTTTCTGCCCAGACCGCCGCCAGTTCGAGCAGGCACGGGCACGGGGACACCCCACTCGTTGCTCCTCCGTTATGGAAAGGTGTTTAGCAGACTTTTACGCCCGGAGTGTGGTATTTGCACTTCATTTTTTCCTCCCCCCTCTTTCCCAAAGCAAGATGGACTctattccctttctctttctccctctgcctctgcctctgtcttgTCAGCCTTTAAGATCGACATTTTGTACTAAGATGCAAACTTGATGGTGACCAGCAACAAAGCCGGGGTGGGATCCCTcggtctcttcctccctccttgttTCCTAGTTCCCCCCACCCTGACCTCGCAGACCTGGTGGCCCTGCACTTGCCGCTGTAGGCTTTGGCGAATGTGTTTTCCCCGGTCGGTTCCTATCTCCAATCTGGGGATTGTGACCCGGGCTGGGTGTTTGGGAGACGGCAGTGGCCGCCCAGGTCTGAAAGGCTGAAGGCTTCGATACCTGGACCCGCTGCCGCCGCTGTGGCACCTCCCGCCGGCTCCTGGGCAAGGCGAGGCTCGGGCTTGCCTATCGATCGCTATGGTTTGGTTACTGGTGTATTTGTCCTGGGGGCGGTGATCACTTGTGCAAGTTGATGAATGATCGCGGTGTGGGTTTTGCGTTTGCAGAATGGATCAACTTTCTGCTTTGTACATATGGGGAGTAGGAAGCGAGGGTGCTGGAGATACTCTAGAATGCTA
This genomic window contains:
- the LOC134735439 gene encoding inverted formin-2-like; the encoded protein is MLCLSFLHRFVLPSSFSRNDRGYFTHKRVPDSGIQGPSKLQDSATRIAANNSVTRVWLKRAGELFLEASTPSPDKGSASFLSSRPDERATGLLFPVTNAHETFNKSTEGWLLVPSSTAPAPQAPPPRQPRPGRAPPRAPAPVPLSGGAACVPRGAGCKRSLAPAGLLLPSPAPSLPLVGHCLRAPRPPGPSRRGRRDPRPRPLPTQSFGGGGKCPGSGPAGGGSGRAGFPPSSSSPPYRLPPPPPPLLLLPRSPWGCSPAARKVDQQGLMTHPSISTLMWQLHILSQESEGTLP